The Melanotaenia boesemani isolate fMelBoe1 chromosome 12, fMelBoe1.pri, whole genome shotgun sequence genome contains the following window.
TGAAAGATCCTTCTGCAAGATACCTGCATTAATCCGGTTCTCATTAGGGCTATTAACAATATTAGTTGGAGAAGAAAGAATATTGACGTAATCATTAAAAACCAAAAGCAAATTAGAGAAGAAATCTTATTAGCACCAATCTGTTTGTGAAACAAGCAGCCAAAGTTAGCCTGAATCAATTAAGGgactaaataaaatgtcaaccACTCTCAGACTAACAATCATCAACATCACTAACTTATATAACTGACATGCTACACATCAAGGCAGCTTGTGATAGACGTTTGTGTTGGATGCTGAGCTCTTACAGAAACTGTTGCGTTCTGTATAATAGAAATGTCACAATTACTTGACTTCACAATTAATTGTGGTATTAAATGGCAaaattatttaatcataaaaaatcCTCAATATCATCACTTTACATAtaagatcatgtctgaaaccataACGGCAGATCAACCCAATTTGTGCATGGAAcgaaaacaaatttatttgacatatcaaatgggtcatcctgtggccatcctctaaatgtaaggctggaaaattGTCAGAATCTTCTTGAATAAGGATTATAAAGATTATTTTGGTGGATTCAGTTCATTACAGGGGCAAGGCAGCTACaagcccaaaatcagcttctctggCAGACATAAtgacaaattcagatttttttaatgacataataACCTTGTTGTTTATTAATTGATGCAAAAgtcaataataaaaatgcatttattccaCAGAATAGTCTCTTTGCACTAACGCATTACTTTTGAAAGccttaattaaaactgaaagacCTATAAGGACTGTTAatatgattttacacatttaaagggaaattaattaatgcagAAAGATTATTTCTTTCACAATGATCATACCAAGAAAATTTGTCATTTTGACATCCCTACTGTAtaagcatttttatgtttttgattcaAATTGTGACTGATTCATTGCTGCTGTGTATGACACCTGTGAATTATAGCAAGTCATAAGATCGTTCACAGCGTTTAGTAGCAGTTGCAACACTTCAAACTTGGTGTGAAAAGTTCTGTAAACCTCAATGTCAAAAAGTGCCGTTAATGGCAACACGACAGGGAAAATATGGGGCTTCCTGCATTTGCCCAacgaaaagaaacacaagaggttTATTTCCCAGTGAAAGCTAGAACTAGGAACCGTATGGCAATAAGTAATCCCAGAGGGGAACATGACCAAACCTATATTTATGTTCTTCTCCAACTACAGCTTCGGTATTCTCCTCTAACGAGCCAAAATATTAGGACTCCATTATCATTTCTGGGATTCTTGTCAGGACATAAAAGACTGATTGAGGGAGTAATTGAAGTATAATTATTCCTCCCTTTTCCACTGAGCACACAGATTTCACTCAAGAAATACCACACAAAGATCCTTTTGTCCAACAAATGAacagattaaaaactaaaacaacagaTGACAgcgagatttttttaaaacttgtagGAGCAAAAGCAAACATGAAATGTCAAGACTAAAAGCAAAAGTaaagggaattaaaaaaaaaaaaaaaaaaaaaaggttagatGGGAGagagtgcaaaaaaaaaaaaaaaaaaaaatacatatggATGTAATTGATGGCGAATGAACTGATGATGTCATCTCCCAGTCAGGTTATCAAGCCCAAGGCAAAGCAGCTACAATTCACGAAACATGTTTCACTTCTCCAGACATATGAGAGCACCGtgcaaacacacaacataacacagTTCACATGCTTCTCCTGGAGCAGCAACTTCTAGGACATGCCAAGTCAAGTATGGTGCTTATGTAGCATGATTAACATGTTTGCTCAGACTAATCGGCAAACAGACAGCGTTATCCTATTGAGTTTGACTTCTGATTGAAGATTTTAATTgcgtgtacacacacacacaaacaaaatctgTCCTTCCCATTAGCCTCTTTGGCATGGCTACACAATGACCTCATCTGCAATGGGCTAAAGTccagaaaaaacacacatgcacacacacacacacacactcacagcaacAGAGCCTGTAGAGTCCCATATAAGGATTTACTGATGATGTAATGGGCGCCACTGACTGCGAGTGAGACTCACTGTGCAGAGCACTTCTCATAATGTTTGGTTTTCCGGATGGAATGTCCACATCACTGGGATCTCAGTGAAAGAAGGGGTGAACGAGTAGAGACAATATATCCTCTGGggacttttaaaaacaggacaGAGGCCAGCTGAACTGCACAGGTAGGAAAAACTTCTGCtcaacactgaaaacatgcaaacttctGCTTGGAgtcatttgtcatttaaaaaacagctttaactgCAAGGTGAGCCTACATGTGCGACTGACTAGTAACCGACTGCAAAGAGAAGACCAAGAAATTGTTCTAGAAAACCCAAACCTGCACCaaataatcaacaaaaaaaaggcattcaagctgtgtgtttaaaaattagaatattaattagatttttttaagctATTACAAGGAATTGTATACTCACaagctaaattaaaaccacacaaAACTCATAGTGGGGATTATGCTGTGTAGGATGCCATTTCAAatacttaaactttttttttttgcgcaGCAGTTTACAGTCTATAACATAAAATATTGCTAATTTAACCACCTACTCAAATCACAGCTGTACAAGATGTGAAACACACACTAGCAAAAGTATTGTTATATTTAGcttgtttaaaatattaaaagttaaaCGTAACTTTCTAAAGGCTATTTGTCAAAGGGTGAAAACACTGCTTTAAACATAGGAAAACATGTACAACTAATAGCAGTACTCTGTATTTAGTAGTAAAGTGTCCAAACTTACCGATTCTAATCAGCATACATGCACTGGTGAGGGTTTACAGTGAATACAATTTTTTGGTTTGCATCCAGGGAAAAGTTGAGCAGCAACACTTGGTAACAGTAGCCAGTCTGTAATTACTTTGAGAACAGGGGGAATTCCTGCATTTCCGAGCTGGAAATTTGGTAGCGTTTGAGGTGCACAGAGGGAGGGTGACTGGGTGCAGGGTTGGGGGTATTCAAGGAGAGAATAACTTCTTAATTAACCAACACTCCCTGCCAAGGGACCATCTGCCATGCTGGTCTAAACATCTTATAGACTGCGTGCTGCCTAAAGAGAAAATTTGTTCAACAGCACAGAAATACACAGATTCTATGTAGCATAAATTTTATTTGCCAAAAAGATGTACTAAAGAATAAAATGAGCTCAAGCTTCAGTAAAACTTTTATCAGGCAACTAAATGCCACGTAAGTTCCTCTGAGAGGTAAAATGTTTACACtggaactaaaaaaaaaaaaacacccaggaaaaaaatgtgttaaaacagTTAAGAACCCTCTGAAACCTGAGCAAATTAGTCTGacacaagtttgtttttttcccccaacagACTCAAGCTACTGTTGATAAAGGAGAGAGAATACCACAAAataaaggaggagaaaaatgaaagagaatTATCCATTCTAAAAGAGGAGCTGGCCAAGCTGAAGGCGTTTGCACTTCTGGTTATAAAGGAGCAACAATCTCTGAGCAAGCTGGTGGAAGAACAGAAGCGTGATATCAAAGATCTGATCATCATCACTGACATTATTGAGCAGGGAGTCTGTGCTGCTAAACCCAGTGTAAAAGTGGAGGAGGAGCTCAAATCCCCACATCCACACAGCTGCCTAAAGCAGAGCACCATGACAGCCCCAAGCCTGCTGACAGAGGTTGAGTTACTGAGAAGAAGGGTGGTGGAAATGGAGGGGAAGGACGAAGAGCTGATACGCATGGCGGAGCAATGTCGAGACTTGGACCAGAGACTAGTAAAGGAGACCAGCCACTGCCGTAATCTGAAGGTTGAGGTGGATAAGCTCAATGGCAGAATCAGTGAACTGGACAGGATAGAGGAGGCTTTAATCCAAAGCAAACAGGACTGTAGTATTATAAGGAGCAGATTGGAGCAAGAGAAAGAAGTTGGCAAGATGTTGTCTGGTGAACTTGATACCCTTAGACTTAGGGTGAGAGAGCTTGAGGCTGTGGAGGCCCAACTGGAAAAGAGTGAAATGGTTGTCAGACAGGACTTGGCCAAACTAAGGTCACTGACTGTAGCTTTGGTTGACGACAGAAAGAGTATGGCCGAGAGGCTTCGACAAGCAGAAGAAAATATCAATAGAAAGGAGAGCAAAAGAAATGAGCAAGGTAATTTGGCAACAATGACAGAGAGACTAAGAGAGGAGAAGCAGCTGGCTTTAAAATCTATGGCAGATTTGGAAGAGAAGATTAAGGGTATAGCAAAAGAAAAGGATGAGCTTCAAGACAGactaaaaacagaggagaacaGGAATAGAGAACTACAGAGTAAAATAGTTATAATGAAGAGAAAGTTGCATGTCTTTGacaacaggaaagaaaaagaagagaaatacaCATACAGCTCTACCTACCAGAGCCAAACAGAGGACAACAAGGTTAAAGAACTGATCCAACAACTAGATAAGCTTCAAAACAGACTCAAGGACAATGAAATGCTGGAGGGAGAACTGATAAAAGTAAAGGATGATTTTGAGTCTCTGGAAAGGAGGCTGAAGGATGAGCAGAGAAGGTCACAAGCTTTAAGAGAGGAGCTAGACGTGGCAATGAAGGAGCTTTCCAGGTACaagcagacagagaaacaaGAAGTAAACCAGGAGCATCTTCTGCTTTGCTGTCTTCAGAAAGAGCAGGTTAAATCCAGACTCCTAACCAGAGAAGTAGACACCCTAAAGGAGAAACTCCAGAAGCTGATGGGGGCAGAGGAATCTATCTGCAGGGTGCAGATGGATCAATCCACACTGCAGAGAAAATTGACCCAGCAGGAAGCTAAGAAAAGGGAGCTGGCCAGAGAGATGGAGGAACTGACAAATGAACTTGATGGGTATAGAAAAATCAAGAATTTGACACCTGGTGCCAATATATCCTATTCAGACCATCACCAGACCAAAGAAGTACAAACTGAACCTGCAGAGAGCATTCTCCCTGACAACAGCAGAAGCAGCAGGaggctaaataaagaaaatgttaacaAGGAATCAAATGAGAATACAGCGAgcacaaaaagaagaagcagcTCACTTGTCAACAGCCTTAACAGCTTGAACAATGCAAAT
Protein-coding sequences here:
- the LOC121650859 gene encoding filamin A-interacting protein 1-like, whose product is MQGKSENWTGKSSREDLSCDDLLFLLSLLEGELQARDEVLAILKSEKTDSSLLWVHYGLRGKEMVLCALQRDSLLVQQDHLQDMHEKSMTELSHLVEAQKCCSKKMMEQLKKVSSSHREALHRLEVQEKSHKAFIRKSNCLATLLEQDRERLKLLLIKEREYHKIKEEKNERELSILKEELAKLKAFALLVIKEQQSLSKLVEEQKRDIKDLIIITDIIEQGVCAAKPSVKVEEELKSPHPHSCLKQSTMTAPSLLTEVELLRRRVVEMEGKDEELIRMAEQCRDLDQRLVKETSHCRNLKVEVDKLNGRISELDRIEEALIQSKQDCSIIRSRLEQEKEVGKMLSGELDTLRLRVRELEAVEAQLEKSEMVVRQDLAKLRSLTVALVDDRKSMAERLRQAEENINRKESKRNEQGNLATMTERLREEKQLALKSMADLEEKIKGIAKEKDELQDRLKTEENRNRELQSKIVIMKRKLHVFDNRKEKEEKYTYSSTYQSQTEDNKVKELIQQLDKLQNRLKDNEMLEGELIKVKDDFESLERRLKDEQRRSQALREELDVAMKELSRYKQTEKQEVNQEHLLLCCLQKEQVKSRLLTREVDTLKEKLQKLMGAEESICRVQMDQSTLQRKLTQQEAKKRELAREMEELTNELDGYRKIKNLTPGANISYSDHHQTKEVQTEPAESILPDNSRSSRRLNKENVNKESNENTASTKRRSSSLVNSLNSLNNANNICQANSHSETDKHPSVNGEVMMLTHTPGQPLHIKVTPYHLLNTATLEISSPSGDTTTSYTSTAVIPTSGASPKQRITIIQNSGPPAVNSKTHSLRPDRTISPLNGTPTSQILSPNSSRCVTPDNNNSPIQIVTVRTCTPEPTEVTNQAIFCKTPEQPNSWQHQKVNSNDTSPSIITTEDSKIHIHLGSPFIQPLNGMTHSTPQPVGPFYLRHEQKTHVVTNGCQVKGVGKIMSSITISPANASASHSNISASGLCD